CCGTTCCTCAGTTTCATCGGATATTTTATCTATCCCGGCCGGACCGGAAAGATTCGTGTTGGGGGCCAGTCTGAGGAAAGCGTCTTTCATGGATTGGCCGTTGAGGCGAATCTCCTCCAGATGACGCAATTTTTCGGGATTCCGGAAATGGGTGGCGGCGATGAGGCCGGTCATTTTTTGGTATTCGGCCAGGAACTGCTGTTTCGGCCGTTCCCCGCGGTAGGTAACATAAGAGAAGATCAGGTGGTTGAGCTCGGTAATATTGTTCCGGATCAGCCGCACCTTATCCCCATTGTCCTGGGCCCTTTCCAGGGAGAGGTAAGAAAAGAACAAGACCGACCCGACCAGCAGGGCCAACATCACGGGCACCACGACGGCCAGGAACAATTTCGTACTGATTTTCATATCCTTTTCCTATCTTCCGGCAATGCCGACAACTCCGGGCTTGACCGCCTTTAAAGCCGCCGTATGAATGTATTCGAGGTAATTCGGTACGGTGATTGAATCCGTCAACCGGTTTCTAATGGCCCATCTGGCCTCATCCTCCATAGACGTCAGGAGGGACTGATCCAGGAATAGTCTGAATCGGAAATCGTCCCAGGCGGCGGTGACGACTTTACGATCCATCTTTATATTCTGCACGATAAAAATCATGAATACTTCCCGGTTGTTCAGCATGAAGGTTTCGCTTTTTTCAATGGCCCTGAGAAACCGCTTCAAGGTTTCGGGGCGTTTTTTTATAAAATCCTTTCGGGCAATAAGAAAAAAATCCATCCGATACAAACCCTTGCTGGGTAACAGAAGGGCCTTATCCCCCAAGGCCTTCCTGGCTTCGTTGCTGAACGGGTCCCAGGTGATTGTGACGTCTATCCGTCCATCTTTCAGCCCTTGGGCTAAACGGGCCGGCTCCATATCGATTAATTTGACGTCGGTCATCTGCAACTGGTAATAGGGCAGGAATAATCCTAAGAGAAAGTGACTGGAGGAGCCGGCCGTTATCCCGATGGTCTTGCCTTTCAGGTCGGCCGGGGCCTTTATGCCCCTGTCCCGCCTGGCCAATACCTGGTGATCATTATCCGAGTAGTCAATACAGCCGATAACGGCATAATCATTCCTGGTGAAGCTGTTGAAAACAACCGGGCCCCGGGCTGCGGTGACCAGATCGAGGCCCCCGGCATTCAACATCGTTCTAAGGGCCGTCCGCCCCGATTCAAACGTTTTTATCTCTACCTGGAGGCCTTCTTCCCGGAAATAGCCCTTGCTTTCGGCTATCCAGACCGGTGAAGTATGGATGGTCAAAGCTGATCCGGTGACGATCTTTTCAAGCGGCTGCGAGGCCTTTGGGCCGCAGCCGGCGAAAAATACCAGGAGCATGGTCCATAAGGCTGCGAGGGTAATTCTCCTGCCGATTTTCATGTTTTTCCTCCACTGGGACATAGACGATGGATTGGCAAAGATATTTTCCAAAGAATTTTGGTATTTTAACGATTTGGGGGGTTCGTGTAAAGGGAATTTTGGACTCCCGACTTGACTTCTTTTCATTAACGAGTCAATAATGATCGTCATTGTCAAAATGACTTGGGTAAGAATCTGCGCCTTGTCCGGGAGTCTCCCCGAAAGAGGAGGCCCGTGACAGAGCAGGTGATTGGCTTAACACTACAGTGGCAGTTATTTCGTCATTCCCGAAGGTCTTTATCGGGAATCAAGGTTTTTTCAAGAAATGCAAAATCGGGGCGGTATTTTCTAATGAAAATGAAGGTTATCCGTAGAGTCTCGGGCCGGCAACCATCTCCTCAAAAAGTTTCTTCATCATATAAAAATTTTCCGTGTGGCCGGTCAGGCGGGCCGTGACTTTTCCCCTGATCGGCCGGTTGAGCAGATAAAAGTCTCCGATAAGATCCAGGATTTTGTGACGGACAAATTCATCGGGGAAGCGGAGTTCGGTATTGACCACTTTTTGATCATCCACCAGGATGAAATTGTACAGTCTTCCTCCTTCCCCCAATCCCAGACGCTCAAGCATCTCCATATCTTTGAGAAAACCGAAGGTCCGGGCCGGAGCGATCTCTTTCTTAAAGTCTTCCTCATTTTCCAGGATGAAATCGAAGGTTTGTTGCCCGATGGGAAAAGGATAGTCCAGGAAATAATGAACCGAAAAGACCTCTGCCGGCTCGATGACCAATGATTTATTGCCATTGGAAATTTCAAATCGACGGTCAATAATCAGTTCCTCGACCTTTTCCTCCTGTTCCTCCACACCGGCTTCCTCCACCAGATTGCAAAACTTCAGGGCCGAGCCGTCCATAATCGGAATCTCTTCGATCATTTTAACCATCAGGTTTGTAATCCGATAGGCATGAAAGGCGGACATCAGGTGTTCGATCGTCTTGGCAACCGCCAGACCCTTCTTGAGCGAAGTGGAGAGATCCGTGGTTTTAACATGGTCGACATGCAAAGGAACGACGTCATCGGAAGAGACGTTTCCAAAGAGTATACCGCTGTTTTGAGGAAGAGGCTGTAACAGCAGACCTGTTTTCATGCCGGAATGGAGTCCCGTCCCATAAAGGACCACACTCTTTTTAAGGGTCCGCTGTAGAAAATAGGGGGTTTCTTTTTTCTTCGACGTCTTTTGGGTCCGTGGGGGGGATTCCAAAGGAAAGGAGGATGGAAGTTCAGCCAGGTCTCCGGCGGCTTCTCCGAAAGAGGTTATTTTTTCCGGTGGGGGGGGCTCCTCGGCGCCGAATCCGATGGCCCCTGGGCGCCCAAGGATCTCTTCCTGGTAGGTGATGGCCCGGCGGACCGTCATGAGGAGCACATCAAGGGATAGAGGTTTTTCAATAAAATCAAAGGCACCTAATTTAACGGCGGTCATGGCCATCGAAATCGTGGCATGTCCGGAAAGCATGATTACCTGGCAATCCGGGGCAATCCCTTTGATCCGTTTCAATACTTCGATACCATCCATGCCCGGCATCCAGATATCGAGGAGCGTCACATAGGGTTCTCTCTGATGGAAGATTTCAAGGGCCTCTTCCCCGCTCCTGGCCGTGGTGATGTCAAATCCTTCATCTTCCAGAACACCGGTAATGGATTTAACCACCCGGTCCTCATCATCTACGATGAGGATTTTTTTTTCCATAAAATTCCCTTCCATGAGCTACCGGGCAAAAATGGAAGTCATTTTACCCTGGCTCACCCGCCGATGAATCGATGCAGGCGGGTCATCAGTCATTTTTCCTGGATCATAGCTAACTTTAGCAAAAAAGAAAACAATTTTTAAGGTTTGATATTCCTCGTTCTTGTGATTACTTTATTAACAGTTGGAAAATTTCGGGAATGAATAAAGCTATTTTAAATTAATAATGGTAACAATTTAACCATTTGAAAAACTTGAAGCTTTACTTGAAAAATCCTGACTTTCGCACACCGTCATTCCGGTGAAAACCGGAATCCAGGCGTTATGCTGAGAGGAAAGAACCTGGATTCCGGCATTCGCCGGAATGACGAAAAGGGTGGCACATTAGAAAAAAATTCGCTGTAGTATTAAGGGAGGAACTCTTAATGTCCAAGCACGAAAAACCGGAGAAATTCGAGAAGGGAGAGTTTATGGTATCCAAGGAACCTTATTATCTCCCTCAGGGAAATGAGATTGCCATTTTTGAGGCGGCCCAGGCCAATAAACTGCCGGTTCTGCTCAACGGACCCACGGGAAGCGGAAAGACCAGGCTGGTGGAACACATGGCCTGGCGGCTCAAACTTCCTCTCTATACGGTAGCTTGTCATGATGATCTCAGTGCCAATGACCTGACCGGGCGCTATATTATCAAGGGGGATGAGGTGGAATGGATCGACGGACCGCTCCTGACAGCGGTACGTGAGGGGGGCATTGCCTATCTGGATGAAGTCGTTGAAGCCCGGAAGGATGTAACCGTCGTGATCCATCCCCTGACCGACCATCGCCGGTATCTACCGGTGGAAAAACGGAGTAAAATCTTCCAGGCCCCGGAAGGGTTCATGCTGGTCATGAGCTATAATCCCAACTACCAGAGTATGCTCAAGGAGCTCAAGCCCAGCACCAGGCAGCGGTTTGTATCGATCAACCTGGGCTGGCCCATTGAGGAGCTGGAAATACGCATTGTCAGCCGTGAGGCCGGGGTGGATGAATCGACAGCCCAAAAGCTGGTCAAGGCAGCCAACCGTATACGGAATCTGGTCCATCAGGGATTGGAAGAGGGCGTATCGACACGGGAGCTGGTCTACGCCGGAACGCTCCTCCGGACCGGTTTGCCGATAAAAGATTCTCTTCAAGCCACCATGATCGAGCCCCTGACCTATGACCAGGATCTGAAAAAAAGCATCGAAGAGGTGTTGAGGAATTACTTCAGTTTTTAGGTTTATTTAAATTATGTCCCATAACCAATTTAAAAATCAACAAAAACCAAGCTATGTCGATCAAGAAAACGAAGAACGGCTGATCAACCGGTTTGCTGATGCCCTGTTGCCTTTGATCGAGCGTTTCGGCTACGAAGGGATCGACCCGGTAGGCCGACTGATGGCCCGGATCAGACAGGAGGACCCCGGGGCGGCCCGGTACCTTCTGGAAATAAGCCCTTCCCTGATAGAACGGCTTCTTCCCCGGGGAGAAGAACTGGTGCTGCAGGTTTACGGATTGGGAAATCAGGTGGCCTCCTGCGGCGCCGTTCCGGCTGTCAAATTCCTGCAAATGGCTCCCGAGATCCTTGAAAAAAGCGACTTCCCTACGCTGGCCAAGACCGCTACCCTGGTTTGTGCAGTGGCTGAAACGAGTCTGGTTGCAGCCGGGGCCTTTATTGATGTCCTTCCGGCCCTGATTGACCGGGTAGGCCTGGAAGGTTTGGGGAAAATTTGGGAATTGGCCCTTCCAATCGCCCGGGAAAGCTTTGAAGCGGCTTCCAGATTCCTCCTGAAAAGCCCGGATCTGATTGATCGCCTGGGGCTGGAGGGTTTGAAGGTCATCAGCGATTTTTCCGCCCTTTTGGCCCGGGAAAGCTGGTCAGCGGCCGTCCAGTTATTCGACAAGTGCCCCCGGATCATCGATGGGCTTTTGAAAGTCGGTGAACCCTCATTAATATTCAGGGTCTGCCGGCTCGGGGACCGGATTGCCCGGACCAATGCCCGGCTGGCCGTCAGCCTCCTGGAATCGAGTCCGGAAATTATAGCCCAAACCGGCTTCACCGGCCTCGAAAAATTGGAGGAACTGGCCTATCAGATAGGGTTGGAGAACTGGACTACTGCCGTCAGCCTGATGGACAGCAGTTCTTCCCTTATCGAACGGGTGGGGTTTGAAGGGTTAAAAAGGATCGCCGCCGTGGCCCGGACCATAGCCCGGGAGAATAGTTATGCTGCAGTAAGCCTCCTGGAAAAGAGTCCCGACCTGTTAGATCGCCTTCAAGACTACGGAGACAGCACCCTGGCCCTTCATATCTACGATCTGGCCGCGAAAGGTGGCCGGTCGAGCTGGCGAATGGCTGTCAACTTTCTCGAGAAGAGTCCGGAATGGCTTTCCAGGATCGGCGCCGAGGGGCTGGAAAGGCTGTTCGTTTTGATCAACCAAACCGCTCAAAATAACGCCCAAATAGCCACCCGTCTCCTGAATTTGAGCCTGGTCATTATCGACCCCATAGGATTTAAAGGTCTGGAAGTTCTCTCGGACCTGGCCCTGCTCCTATCCCGGACCGACCGGACGGCAGCCTTATCCCTTTTGGAAAAAAGCCCTTTGTTGATTTCCCGGCTGGAGAAGTCCGGAGATCGGACAACGGCCCTAACTGTTTTTGAACTGGCGGCCGGGGTGGCCGGCAGCAGCCCGGCCGTTGCCAGCCGCCTGCTCGAAAAAAGCCCGGAACTTGTGGGGTGGGTGGGGCTCGAAGGGTTCGGGATGATTGCGGCCCAGGTGGAAAATACGGCCAGGGTGGATGAAGAAAAGGCCCTTTCTTTTCTGGCCAATGATTCGCCGGCCCTGACTGATTTTATGGAAAATATCCCAAAAGGGCTGGAGTTGAAGACGGTCAAGCCGGTCCTTTCCACCTATCTGCGGGCCTTGCTGGGCAGGCGGGTGGAAATCGTCGAGGCGGAAGCAGCCTACACGGACGGGATGAAGATCTATCTTCCCGGGCGGGTTAAGGATTTTCAGGATATAAAAGACAACTTCGCCTTTTACAAGGTCGCCGCCACCCATCAGGAAGGCCATCTGGAATACGGGAGTTTTGAATTCGACCTGGAACGGATGCAAGACAGCCTTGAACGGATACGGCATCACTATGGATATAAAAAAATAAATTATGACAGTGACATGGACAGTTTTTGTCATCTTTTTCCTGAACCAGATCTGGTTCGGGATTTATTCAACATCCTGGAAGATTTTCGGATTGACGGCCGGCTGGAGAACGAATACCCCTCCCTGGGAGCGGATATTGCCCGCATCAATCATCACCGGCTTCTAAAACGCCGTTCTCCCCATAAAATGACCAACCCCAAACAGCGGGTCGTGGAAATAATTGGCCAATCCTTGATAGGAGGCCGGGCCTTCGATGATGAGGCCGATCCGGTTTATCCGATCTACCGGGAGGCCCAGGCCAGGGCCAAGTCCCTTTTACAACCGGGAGTCGATGTCCATCAGGCGGCTCGGATAGCCTTTGACCTGTATCGTATGATTGATCAACAATTCAAGGAACCTTACCATCCGGAAAAGCCTATGGCCCAGCCCCTGGATCAGGATATGGTTTCCAGGAATATCGGAAGCTTCGGCAAGACTTCCCGGCAGATCCAGGAGCGGATCAGCCGAACCCCGTCCTTCGGAATGGACCAGGGCCGGAATCAGCCGGAAGTGGAAAACGGTTCAGAAGGGGAAACACAGCCCACCCAAAACCGGCCCCAAAAGGAAAATATCCAGCAGAGCCATCGTCCGGCCGGAAAAGATCAAAGGTCCTTTCAAGGCCCGGCTGGCGGCGGAAAAGAGGATTCCGGTGAGGCGAACCCGGAAGCGGAGGAAACCGATGGGGTGGGGGAGGCTATGAAATTCGATTCCGGCGATAAGATAGAACGCCTTCTCCGGGCCCTTTACCGGGAGCGGGGGATAACACCCAGGGAAATCGAGCAGCGGCTCGATACCCTGTATCCAAACGAAATTTATCTTTTTCTACATAATATCGAGGCCTTGCTGGATAAAAAAACAGAACTTCAAATAGAAAGGGGAACCTCGCTTTACCCTGAATGGGGAGAGGATATCAACGACTACCGGGCGAACTGGGCGAGAGTCCGGGAGCAGACCCTTCAGGGGAGGACCCTGGAGTTTTACCGGGAAGCCCTGGACCGGTATGCCGGACTTCTTA
This window of the Deltaproteobacteria bacterium genome carries:
- a CDS encoding VWA domain-containing protein codes for the protein MSHNQFKNQQKPSYVDQENEERLINRFADALLPLIERFGYEGIDPVGRLMARIRQEDPGAARYLLEISPSLIERLLPRGEELVLQVYGLGNQVASCGAVPAVKFLQMAPEILEKSDFPTLAKTATLVCAVAETSLVAAGAFIDVLPALIDRVGLEGLGKIWELALPIARESFEAASRFLLKSPDLIDRLGLEGLKVISDFSALLARESWSAAVQLFDKCPRIIDGLLKVGEPSLIFRVCRLGDRIARTNARLAVSLLESSPEIIAQTGFTGLEKLEELAYQIGLENWTTAVSLMDSSSSLIERVGFEGLKRIAAVARTIARENSYAAVSLLEKSPDLLDRLQDYGDSTLALHIYDLAAKGGRSSWRMAVNFLEKSPEWLSRIGAEGLERLFVLINQTAQNNAQIATRLLNLSLVIIDPIGFKGLEVLSDLALLLSRTDRTAALSLLEKSPLLISRLEKSGDRTTALTVFELAAGVAGSSPAVASRLLEKSPELVGWVGLEGFGMIAAQVENTARVDEEKALSFLANDSPALTDFMENIPKGLELKTVKPVLSTYLRALLGRRVEIVEAEAAYTDGMKIYLPGRVKDFQDIKDNFAFYKVAATHQEGHLEYGSFEFDLERMQDSLERIRHHYGYKKINYDSDMDSFCHLFPEPDLVRDLFNILEDFRIDGRLENEYPSLGADIARINHHRLLKRRSPHKMTNPKQRVVEIIGQSLIGGRAFDDEADPVYPIYREAQARAKSLLQPGVDVHQAARIAFDLYRMIDQQFKEPYHPEKPMAQPLDQDMVSRNIGSFGKTSRQIQERISRTPSFGMDQGRNQPEVENGSEGETQPTQNRPQKENIQQSHRPAGKDQRSFQGPAGGGKEDSGEANPEAEETDGVGEAMKFDSGDKIERLLRALYRERGITPREIEQRLDTLYPNEIYLFLHNIEALLDKKTELQIERGTSLYPEWGEDINDYRANWARVREQTLQGRTLEFYREALDRYAGLLKKIRREFQVLKPEGITRLKRQYDGDDIDLDAVVEYRVDRKVGLSPDEKNYRLTLKKKRDIAVALLVDMSRSTKGATIEREKESIIILSEALHEVGDAFAVYGFSGDNRDNVDYYRVKDFEDLYDDQVKKRISAITDRFENRDGTAIRHTIIQLRKRPERTKMIILLSDGKPMDKEYSGPYAIEDTRMALKEAQPYGIKTFCITVDRAAAEYLPRMYSHSSWTVIDDVTKLPEKITRIYRSLTS
- a CDS encoding CbbQ/NirQ/NorQ/GpvN family protein: MSKHEKPEKFEKGEFMVSKEPYYLPQGNEIAIFEAAQANKLPVLLNGPTGSGKTRLVEHMAWRLKLPLYTVACHDDLSANDLTGRYIIKGDEVEWIDGPLLTAVREGGIAYLDEVVEARKDVTVVIHPLTDHRRYLPVEKRSKIFQAPEGFMLVMSYNPNYQSMLKELKPSTRQRFVSINLGWPIEELEIRIVSREAGVDESTAQKLVKAANRIRNLVHQGLEEGVSTRELVYAGTLLRTGLPIKDSLQATMIEPLTYDQDLKKSIEEVLRNYFSF
- the lpxC gene encoding UDP-3-O-[3-hydroxymyristoyl] N-acetylglucosamine deacetylase; amino-acid sequence: MEKKILIVDDEDRVVKSITGVLEDEGFDITTARSGEEALEIFHQREPYVTLLDIWMPGMDGIEVLKRIKGIAPDCQVIMLSGHATISMAMTAVKLGAFDFIEKPLSLDVLLMTVRRAITYQEEILGRPGAIGFGAEEPPPPEKITSFGEAAGDLAELPSSFPLESPPRTQKTSKKKETPYFLQRTLKKSVVLYGTGLHSGMKTGLLLQPLPQNSGILFGNVSSDDVVPLHVDHVKTTDLSTSLKKGLAVAKTIEHLMSAFHAYRITNLMVKMIEEIPIMDGSALKFCNLVEEAGVEEQEEKVEELIIDRRFEISNGNKSLVIEPAEVFSVHYFLDYPFPIGQQTFDFILENEEDFKKEIAPARTFGFLKDMEMLERLGLGEGGRLYNFILVDDQKVVNTELRFPDEFVRHKILDLIGDFYLLNRPIRGKVTARLTGHTENFYMMKKLFEEMVAGPRLYG
- a CDS encoding ABC transporter substrate-binding protein, with protein sequence MKIGRRITLAALWTMLLVFFAGCGPKASQPLEKIVTGSALTIHTSPVWIAESKGYFREEGLQVEIKTFESGRTALRTMLNAGGLDLVTAARGPVVFNSFTRNDYAVIGCIDYSDNDHQVLARRDRGIKAPADLKGKTIGITAGSSSHFLLGLFLPYYQLQMTDVKLIDMEPARLAQGLKDGRIDVTITWDPFSNEARKALGDKALLLPSKGLYRMDFFLIARKDFIKKRPETLKRFLRAIEKSETFMLNNREVFMIFIVQNIKMDRKVVTAAWDDFRFRLFLDQSLLTSMEDEARWAIRNRLTDSITVPNYLEYIHTAALKAVKPGVVGIAGR